TTCGAGGTTCCGGCAGCGATAGTCACGATAGCCGGAAACAGGACGATAATCGAGAACTTTGTGGACATAGCCGAGGCCATGAACCGCGACCCGAACCACCTGCTCAAGTTCATCCTGCGCGAGGTAGCGACGGCAGGAACACTCGAAGGAAGGCGCGTCGTCCTTCAGGGACGCTTTACGCCGTACCTTATAGGCAACAAGATGAAGAAGTACCTCAAGGACTACGTCATCTGTCCGGTCTGCGGAAGTCCGGATACAAAGATTATGAAGCGCGGACGCTTCCACTTCCTAAAGTGCGAGGCCTGTGGTGCAGAAACTCCAATCCAGCACCTCTGAGGCCATTTTTCTTTTCCAAATTTGCCGGCCGATAAAAACTCTTTTAAACTTTACAAACTACAAGTAGGCGACACCTCAGCACCCAGGGGGAGTTCTCATGAGCATGGAAGAGAAAGTTAACGACCTGTATGAGAGAAAAAGGAAGATTCTTGAGATGGGCGGCGAAAAGGCCGTCGAAAAACAGCACGCTAAAGGAAAGCTGACCGCACGCGAGAGGATCGAGAAGCTCCTCGACCCGGGAAGCTTCGTTGAAATAGGTGCGTTCGTCAGACACCGCGGAACGGAGTTCGGCATGGACAAGAAGGAGCTGCCCGCGGACGGCGTCATCACCGGTTACGGTACCATCGATGGAAGGCTCGTTTTTGTGTTTGCCCAGGACTTCACAGTCATGGGCGGTTCCCTCGGTGAGATGCACGCGGCAAAGATAAAGCGCATCATGGAGCTTGCCCTCGAAGCCGGAGCACCGGTGATAGGCCTCAACGACTCCGGCGGAGCGAGAATCCAGGAGGGCGTCGACTCGCTCAAGGGCTACGGCGAGATCTTCAAGATGAACACCATTCTCAGCGGTGTCGTTCCGCAGATTACAGCAATTATGGGTCCCTGTGCGGGCGGAGCCGTCTACAGTCCGGCCATAGGAGACTTCATCCTCATGGTGGACAACCCGGCAAGCTTCATGTTCATCACCGGCCCTCAGGTCGTTAAAGCCGTTACCGGCGTCGAGGTCACCCCGATACAGCTCGGCGGTGCTATGGTCCACGCCCAGCGCTCCGGGCAGGCCCACCTTATCGGAAAGAGCGATGAGGAGGTTCTGGCACTCATAAGGAGACTCATAAGTTACCTCCCGTCCAACAACATGGAGAAGCCGCCGCGCGTCAAGACGAATGATTTGCCCTTCAGGAAGACAGAGAACCTCTACTCCATCGTCCCGGACGACCCGAACAAGGGCTACGATGTGAGGCAGGTCATCTACGAGATAGTCGACAGGGACGAGAACGGCAACCCGGACTTCCTTGAAATACTGCCATACTTCGCCCCGAACGCGGTCGTTGGATTCGGAAGGATGAACGGCCAGACCGTCGGTATAGTTGCTAACAACCCGATACACTTCGCCGGCGTTCTCGACATAGACAGCTCCGACAAGATCGCTAGGTTTGTTAGAACCTGCGACGCATTCAACATCCCGATAGTCACCCTAGTTGACGTTCCGGGCTACCTGCCTGGAACCCAGCAGGAGTACGGCGGAATCATAAGGCATGGGGCTAAAGTCCTCTACGCCTACGCGGAAGCTACCGTCCCGATGGTGACGATTATCCTCAGGAAGGCCTACGGTGGGGCGTACCTCGCGATGGGAAGCAAGCACCTCGGAGCGGACTTCGTCTTCGCCTGGCCCACCGCAGAGATAGCGGTCATGGGGCCTGAAGGAGCGGCGAACATCATATTCAGGAAAGAAATCGCTGCGGCCGAGAACCCGGAGGAGGTTCGCCAGCAGAAGATAGCCGAATACCGCGAGCGCTTCGCCAACCCGTACGTTGCCGCGGCGAGGGGCTACATAGACGACGTTATCGACCCCGCCGAGACCAGGGCAAAGATAATCCTCGCCCTTGAGGCCATGGAGAGCAAGCGCGTCAAGCTCCCGCCGAAGAAGCACGGCAACATACCGCTGTGAGGTGTTAGGGATGGTATCAATGGCAGAGTTTATGGAGGGCCTGAACATCACGGCCCTCGGAGTGACGGTGGTCTTCGCCGTCCTCACCATTTTGGCACTGGTGCTCTACTTCGTCGGCTGGCTGGAGAGGCGGCTTATTGAGAGGGAAGAAACCGCCGCGCCGGTTTCAGCAGCTCCCGAAGTCAGAGAGATCGAGGAGGAGAAGCCGGCCATACCGCCGAAAGACCTCGCGGTCATAACGGCGGCCATACTCGCGTACACCGCTGAGAAGGCCTCACAGCTCAGGCCCATCCCGTTCAAGAGGAAAGTTTCAGATGCATGGCGCCTCTACGGCGTCCAGTCGAGCATGGAGGAAGTTGAGGACTTCAACTATGAACTTGGGAAGTGGTAAAGATGGCGAAGGTTAAGGTCATCGTTGATGGTATCGAGTACGAGGTTGAGGTTGAGGAACTCGGAATGGGCAGATTCAGGGTTGCCTTTGAGGAAAAGGAATATACCGTCGAAGCTAAGGGGCTCGGGATAGACGTGAGCGCCCTGAGCGCGGCTCCAGCTGCCACCGCCGCCCAGGTTCCTGTGGCTCCTGCTCCAGCTCCGGCCGCTCCCGCCGCGCCAACTCCAGCTCCAGCCGGAGAGGGTGCCGTTACAGCCCCAATGCCCGGCAAAATCCTCAAGATCCTCGTCAAAGAAGGCGAGAGCGTCAAAACCGGCCAAGGACTACTCATCCTCGAAGCAATGAAAATGGAGAACGAAATCCCAGCACCAAAAGACGGAGTCGTAAAGAAAATCCTAATCAAAGAAGGCGACACAGTCGACACAGGACAAGCACTAATAGAGCTCGGGTGATGGGTGATGGCAGCACTGGAGCAGGCGATAATAGACTTCTTCGAACACATGGGATTGCTCAACCTCACCGCGGGAAACATAATCATGATAATCGTCGGTCTGACGCTGGTGTATCTGGCCATCAGATACGGGATGGAGCCCCTCCTGCTGCTCCCGATAGGCATCAGCGCGGTTCTCGTCAACCTGCCGCTGA
This window of the Thermococcus thermotolerans genome carries:
- a CDS encoding translation initiation factor IF-2 subunit beta, producing MSEKKVDFYDFEGLLDKAYDELPENVKHHTSRFEVPAAIVTIAGNRTIIENFVDIAEAMNRDPNHLLKFILREVATAGTLEGRRVVLQGRFTPYLIGNKMKKYLKDYVICPVCGSPDTKIMKRGRFHFLKCEACGAETPIQHL
- a CDS encoding acetyl-CoA carboxylase biotin carboxyl carrier protein subunit; the protein is MAKVKVIVDGIEYEVEVEELGMGRFRVAFEEKEYTVEAKGLGIDVSALSAAPAATAAQVPVAPAPAPAAPAAPTPAPAGEGAVTAPMPGKILKILVKEGESVKTGQGLLILEAMKMENEIPAPKDGVVKKILIKEGDTVDTGQALIELG
- a CDS encoding OadG family protein; translation: MAEFMEGLNITALGVTVVFAVLTILALVLYFVGWLERRLIEREETAAPVSAAPEVREIEEEKPAIPPKDLAVITAAILAYTAEKASQLRPIPFKRKVSDAWRLYGVQSSMEEVEDFNYELGKW
- a CDS encoding carboxyl transferase domain-containing protein, coding for MSMEEKVNDLYERKRKILEMGGEKAVEKQHAKGKLTARERIEKLLDPGSFVEIGAFVRHRGTEFGMDKKELPADGVITGYGTIDGRLVFVFAQDFTVMGGSLGEMHAAKIKRIMELALEAGAPVIGLNDSGGARIQEGVDSLKGYGEIFKMNTILSGVVPQITAIMGPCAGGAVYSPAIGDFILMVDNPASFMFITGPQVVKAVTGVEVTPIQLGGAMVHAQRSGQAHLIGKSDEEVLALIRRLISYLPSNNMEKPPRVKTNDLPFRKTENLYSIVPDDPNKGYDVRQVIYEIVDRDENGNPDFLEILPYFAPNAVVGFGRMNGQTVGIVANNPIHFAGVLDIDSSDKIARFVRTCDAFNIPIVTLVDVPGYLPGTQQEYGGIIRHGAKVLYAYAEATVPMVTIILRKAYGGAYLAMGSKHLGADFVFAWPTAEIAVMGPEGAANIIFRKEIAAAENPEEVRQQKIAEYRERFANPYVAAARGYIDDVIDPAETRAKIILALEAMESKRVKLPPKKHGNIPL